From the genome of bacterium, one region includes:
- a CDS encoding TatD family hydrolase has translation MSDNLRIVDSHAHLGMDDFSKDLKDVLKRSGDAGVLWVLVPATDVESSRVVVELCEKYDSVYGAVGIHPHDADKAKQEDVEEIASLLTHPKVKAVGEIGLDFYYSFSAREVQERIFSMQLALAAVSGLPVVIHSRDAVDEALSIIDACDPDKIKGVFHCFTGSVKELDAVIERGFYVSVGGMVTFKNFQALDVVKKIPLDKLLVETDAPYLTPVPFRGKRNEPAFLPYTIEKLAEIYNKSADEISAVTSENAERLFNAGKES, from the coding sequence TTGAGTGATAATTTGAGGATAGTGGATTCCCACGCTCATCTCGGAATGGATGATTTTTCTAAAGACCTGAAAGATGTGCTTAAGCGTTCCGGAGATGCAGGTGTTTTATGGGTACTTGTACCTGCCACAGATGTTGAATCAAGCCGTGTAGTTGTTGAGCTCTGTGAAAAATATGATAGTGTCTACGGTGCAGTTGGCATACATCCTCACGATGCTGATAAAGCGAAGCAAGAGGACGTGGAAGAGATTGCATCACTTCTAACTCATCCCAAAGTTAAAGCAGTGGGTGAGATAGGATTGGATTTTTACTATTCTTTCTCAGCAAGGGAGGTACAGGAACGTATCTTTTCAATGCAGCTTGCCCTTGCAGCGGTCAGCGGCTTGCCGGTTGTTATTCATTCCAGGGATGCTGTTGATGAGGCCCTATCCATTATTGATGCGTGTGATCCTGATAAGATAAAAGGAGTGTTTCACTGTTTTACAGGTTCTGTAAAAGAGCTGGATGCTGTTATTGAGAGGGGTTTTTATGTGTCTGTTGGCGGAATGGTGACATTTAAAAATTTTCAGGCTCTCGACGTTGTAAAAAAAATTCCTCTTGATAAGCTTCTTGTAGAAACAGATGCTCCCTATTTAACGCCTGTACCCTTTAGAGGAAAACGTAATGAGCCAGCGTTTCTTCCTTACACGATAGAGAAGCTGGCAGAAATTTACAATAAAAGCGCTGATGAAATTTCGGCAGTTACCTCTGAGAATGCTGAAAGATTATTTAATGCAGGTAAAGAGAGTTGA
- the rsmA gene encoding ribosomal RNA small subunit methyltransferase A: MIASGLKPKKRLGQNFLRSLDVVEKIVHSLQLDKGELVLEIGAGEGVLTKELFDNGAEVVAVEKDRDLVRFLESRFAGNPEIKIIEGDFLDLDLQTFVRNSEQLRIAGNIPYNITSPILFKILDSRSIVRDVLVMVQQEVGERLVSGPGSKKYGIPTVLFNQFADVDKLFSVGRNSFYPVPKVDSVVIKIEFLQEPRFALKNEGFFYKLVRKTFGNRRKMLRNTLTAFADKEKLSDLSIDVSRRPEELTTEEFTTLANELCT; this comes from the coding sequence TTGATTGCATCAGGCCTGAAACCAAAAAAGAGATTAGGGCAGAATTTTCTGCGTTCTCTTGATGTTGTTGAAAAGATTGTTCACAGCCTCCAGCTTGATAAAGGAGAGCTGGTCCTTGAAATAGGAGCAGGAGAAGGCGTTTTAACAAAAGAGCTTTTTGACAATGGGGCTGAGGTTGTTGCAGTTGAAAAAGACAGAGATCTTGTAAGGTTTCTGGAATCAAGGTTTGCAGGAAATCCTGAAATAAAAATAATCGAGGGAGATTTTCTTGATCTTGATTTACAGACTTTTGTCAGGAACAGCGAACAGTTACGGATTGCGGGAAACATTCCCTACAACATTACATCTCCGATCCTTTTTAAGATTCTGGATAGCCGTTCTATTGTAAGAGATGTTCTGGTAATGGTTCAGCAGGAAGTAGGTGAAAGGCTTGTGAGCGGCCCGGGCAGTAAAAAGTACGGGATTCCCACAGTGCTTTTTAATCAGTTTGCTGATGTTGACAAGCTTTTTTCTGTAGGGAGGAACAGCTTTTATCCTGTACCGAAAGTCGATTCGGTAGTTATAAAAATAGAGTTTCTGCAGGAACCGCGGTTTGCCCTGAAAAACGAAGGATTTTTTTATAAACTTGTGAGAAAGACCTTTGGGAATAGAAGAAAGATGCTGCGAAACACTTTAACCGCTTTTGCAGACAAAGAGAAACTCAGCGATCTTTCCATTGATGTATCACGAAGGCCGGAAGAACTGACTACAGAAGAATTTACAACTCTTGCAAATGAGTTGTGCACATAG
- the mgtE gene encoding magnesium transporter: MDQMANTDNIGEVIRELIDREDWIVLKAALVDLHPADIAEVITRYGREDRKIVFDLLQTDQAAEVAAELPTSILKEVAGDLEQKKLVEIVQTMDSDDAADVLGDLDEEIAEKILSAMPWEETREVRTLLRHNEESAGGIMAMEVVTVYDNQTASQALEALRKKSREVDDVYNIYVVDKKGVLKGVVALKDLVLAEPADKISKIMDPEFFSIHPEMDQEEVANYFHKYDLVAAPVTDEHGRLVGRITVDDVLDVVEEEASEDMALMAGITDEKIGEGSVFKLSMGRLPWLMVAFCGEMISATVMRHFTVSIKAVVMSAFFIPLIMAMGGNTGIQSATVVIRGLAIGDFCIKDTGKRLIKELAVTMINGLIIAFFLLLISYIWMHNVRFGIILSVALLAVLFNAALIGTVLPFFLKRINIDPAISTGPFITTSNDVLGLLVYFSLITFFARWL; this comes from the coding sequence ATGGATCAGATGGCAAATACTGACAATATCGGTGAGGTAATTAGAGAGCTTATTGACAGAGAAGACTGGATAGTCTTAAAAGCAGCTCTTGTTGACCTGCATCCTGCTGATATTGCAGAGGTAATTACAAGGTACGGCCGTGAAGACAGGAAAATAGTTTTTGACCTTCTGCAGACAGACCAGGCTGCTGAAGTTGCAGCGGAGCTTCCGACGTCAATTTTAAAAGAAGTAGCCGGGGATCTTGAGCAGAAAAAGCTCGTTGAAATTGTACAGACAATGGATTCTGATGACGCTGCTGATGTTCTCGGAGACCTTGACGAAGAAATAGCTGAAAAAATCCTTTCTGCAATGCCGTGGGAAGAAACCCGTGAAGTAAGGACTCTTCTGCGCCACAATGAAGAGAGCGCAGGCGGAATTATGGCCATGGAGGTCGTAACTGTCTATGATAATCAGACAGCATCTCAGGCCCTGGAAGCCCTGCGCAAGAAATCGCGGGAAGTAGATGATGTTTATAACATCTATGTTGTTGATAAAAAAGGTGTATTAAAAGGTGTTGTAGCTTTAAAGGATCTGGTTTTGGCCGAGCCTGCTGATAAAATTTCAAAAATAATGGATCCTGAATTTTTTTCAATTCACCCTGAAATGGATCAGGAGGAGGTTGCAAACTATTTCCACAAGTACGACCTTGTTGCAGCACCTGTTACGGATGAGCACGGCAGGCTTGTAGGCCGGATTACAGTTGATGATGTTCTTGATGTTGTGGAAGAAGAAGCAAGTGAAGACATGGCCCTTATGGCAGGTATTACTGACGAGAAAATCGGGGAAGGGTCTGTATTCAAACTCTCAATGGGAAGGCTTCCCTGGCTTATGGTAGCATTTTGCGGCGAGATGATTTCAGCAACAGTTATGCGCCATTTTACAGTATCAATTAAAGCAGTTGTAATGTCTGCGTTTTTTATTCCTCTTATTATGGCAATGGGAGGAAATACAGGAATTCAGTCTGCTACTGTTGTAATCCGCGGCCTTGCTATTGGAGATTTCTGTATCAAGGATACGGGAAAAAGGCTTATAAAAGAGCTTGCAGTGACAATGATTAACGGATTAATAATTGCCTTTTTTCTGTTATTAATTTCGTATATCTGGATGCACAATGTGCGATTCGGAATAATATTAAGTGTTGCATTGCTTGCCGTACTGTTTAATGCGGCTTTGATAGGCACGGTTCTGCCTTTTTTCCTGAAAAGAATTAATATAGATCCTGCTATTTCCACGGGGCCCTTTATCACAACATCCAATGATGTACTGGGCCTTCTGGTATATTTCAGCCTTATCACGTTTTTTGCAAGATGGTTATAG
- the recO gene encoding DNA repair protein RecO, producing MAILKTNAVVLKTWKFGETSKIVSLLTRDFGKVRVMAKGARSVKSAFKGCLEPLTHIGIVFYDKKTRDLQLLSKVDLVDAHIRFIGDMTRTTLGLAAAELVDKAITGNEPMEAVFDLFTDVLSAMNRNSGFLEGLFWFFESRLITLMGYKPTWDACIACGKSLGTSGGYFQPDSGGLLCTACGAGGGLKITPESLEILYWLQRGANSIDDITKLSPAQIIKSEIRKMFDLYFKTHIDLKRGLHSLDFFYELGE from the coding sequence ATGGCAATACTTAAAACAAATGCAGTTGTGCTTAAGACGTGGAAGTTCGGAGAGACATCAAAAATTGTTTCTCTTTTAACAAGAGATTTCGGGAAAGTACGTGTAATGGCAAAGGGCGCACGCTCTGTGAAGAGTGCTTTTAAGGGCTGCCTTGAGCCACTTACGCATATAGGAATTGTTTTTTATGATAAAAAAACAAGAGACTTGCAGCTTTTAAGCAAGGTTGACCTTGTTGACGCACATATAAGATTTATCGGAGATATGACCAGAACTACACTTGGCCTTGCTGCAGCAGAGCTGGTTGATAAGGCCATAACAGGCAATGAGCCGATGGAAGCAGTATTTGATCTTTTCACTGACGTTTTGTCTGCAATGAATAGAAACTCCGGATTTCTTGAAGGCCTCTTCTGGTTTTTTGAAAGCAGGCTTATAACTTTGATGGGATATAAGCCGACGTGGGATGCCTGTATTGCATGCGGTAAATCCCTTGGAACTTCCGGAGGTTATTTCCAGCCTGATTCAGGCGGGCTTTTATGTACAGCTTGCGGAGCAGGTGGAGGATTAAAAATAACTCCGGAATCTCTGGAAATTCTGTACTGGCTTCAAAGAGGTGCAAATAGCATTGATGATATTACAAAGCTGAGCCCCGCACAAATTATAAAGTCAGAGATAAGAAAGATGTTCGACTTGTATTTTAAGACGCATATAGATTTGAAAAGAGGGCTTCATTCCCTTGATTTTTTTTATGAACTTGGAGAATAA
- the pyk gene encoding pyruvate kinase, with protein sequence MRRAKIVCTIGPASSSPDMLEKLILSGMNVARLNFSHGTHELHGKVIDSIREISGRLEKPVAVLQDLAGPKIRTGIIVDGPVILKSGQKFCLTARDVQGNSSEVSITYKELPADVLPGDTLLLCDGSIEMEVKETKGEDIICKVIVGGPLDSHKGINLPDRSIQAEILSEKDRKDLAFGLRKEVDYIALSFVRNVEDVRLVRKIINDSGYNTSLIAKIEKHEALNNIDEIIKEVDGIMVARGDLGVEIPIETVPRVQKRLIRKANQSAKPVITATQMLKSMVDNPRPTRAEVTDVANAILDGSDAVMLSEETAVGKYPVETVKMMSKIAVSIEQSFPFREWAERYRKGSQLSAPEAVALSACQIAESIRASAIVATTKSGSTTRLVAKYRPIQTILAITPDECTFHRLALVWGAHPVLMKQVETTDDLEKNAIDLACRTGYVKKDSQVVLIAGVPLYVSGTTNLIKITNIGIEDSKEG encoded by the coding sequence ATGAGAAGAGCAAAAATAGTCTGCACAATAGGGCCGGCAAGCAGCTCACCCGATATGCTTGAAAAACTGATTCTTTCAGGTATGAATGTGGCAAGATTGAATTTTTCCCATGGTACTCATGAACTGCACGGTAAAGTGATTGACAGCATTCGTGAAATTTCCGGCAGACTGGAAAAACCTGTTGCCGTTCTTCAGGACCTTGCAGGCCCGAAAATCAGGACAGGCATTATAGTGGACGGCCCTGTAATTCTCAAATCCGGCCAGAAATTTTGTTTGACTGCAAGAGATGTTCAGGGTAATTCCTCAGAAGTTTCAATTACTTATAAAGAACTCCCTGCAGACGTGCTCCCCGGGGATACTCTTCTTTTGTGTGACGGATCAATAGAGATGGAGGTTAAGGAAACAAAGGGTGAAGACATTATATGTAAAGTTATTGTCGGAGGCCCTCTGGATTCACATAAAGGAATTAATCTTCCTGACAGGAGTATTCAGGCTGAGATTTTAAGCGAAAAAGACCGGAAGGATCTGGCGTTCGGCTTAAGAAAAGAGGTTGATTATATAGCCCTGTCATTTGTCCGAAATGTTGAAGATGTAAGGCTTGTAAGGAAAATAATTAACGATTCAGGATATAATACCAGCCTTATTGCAAAAATAGAGAAACACGAAGCACTTAATAATATTGATGAGATAATAAAAGAAGTTGACGGAATAATGGTTGCAAGAGGCGACCTCGGAGTAGAGATTCCCATTGAGACAGTGCCGCGTGTTCAAAAGAGGCTCATAAGAAAGGCAAATCAGTCTGCTAAGCCGGTTATTACTGCTACACAGATGCTGAAATCAATGGTTGACAACCCAAGGCCCACAAGAGCCGAAGTAACAGATGTGGCAAATGCAATTCTTGACGGAAGTGATGCAGTAATGCTAAGTGAAGAAACAGCCGTAGGCAAGTATCCTGTTGAAACAGTTAAAATGATGTCAAAAATTGCAGTCTCTATTGAGCAGAGTTTTCCTTTTCGTGAATGGGCTGAAAGATACAGAAAAGGAAGCCAGCTCAGCGCACCGGAAGCAGTTGCCCTTTCGGCCTGCCAGATTGCTGAAAGTATCAGGGCTTCTGCAATAGTTGCAACAACAAAGTCAGGGAGCACAACAAGGCTTGTGGCAAAATACCGGCCGATACAGACAATACTTGCAATTACGCCTGATGAATGCACATTCCACCGTCTTGCTCTTGTCTGGGGTGCACATCCTGTATTAATGAAACAAGTTGAGACAACAGATGATCTTGAAAAAAATGCGATAGATCTGGCCTGCAGAACAGGATATGTAAAAAAAGATAGCCAGGTTGTGCTTATAGCAGGGGTTCCTCTATATGTATCAGGTACTACAAATTTAATCAAAATAACCAATATCGGTATAGAAGATTCAAAGGAGGGTTGA
- a CDS encoding glycine--tRNA ligase translates to MEKIVSLSKRRGFIFQSSSIYGKLNACYDYGPMGVEMKRNIKDLWWKSMVQEREDIVGLDAAILMHPRVWEASGHVSGFTDPLVDCRNCKQRFREDEIDPKFLEKRQCPRCGTVGSLTEARQFNLMFKTHMGPIEESASVVYLRPETAQGIYVNFKNVIDSSRMKIPFGIAQIGKAFRNEITPGNFIFRTREFEQAEMQFFVKPGDDEKFFEMWKESRINWYSKLGINKENLRFHKHGEKELAHYAKAAYDIEYNYPIGWKELEGIHNRTDFDLSKHQEFSGKDLTYFDDAAKERFIPYVIETSCGIDRILLTCLVDAYEEEKLEKETRTVLRLDPKIAPVKAAIFPLVKKDGMPEYARKIERDLRKNFMVFYDESGAVGRRYRRQDEAGTPFCITVDSQTLEDDTVTIRERDSMQQIRIPADGVRDELRKRIWE, encoded by the coding sequence ATGGAAAAAATTGTTTCCTTGAGTAAAAGGCGCGGGTTTATTTTTCAATCGAGTTCAATTTACGGAAAATTAAATGCCTGCTATGATTACGGCCCTATGGGCGTTGAAATGAAACGCAATATCAAAGACCTGTGGTGGAAATCCATGGTTCAGGAGAGAGAGGACATAGTTGGTCTTGATGCTGCAATTCTTATGCATCCCAGAGTATGGGAAGCATCAGGGCATGTTTCAGGTTTTACAGATCCTCTTGTTGACTGCCGTAACTGTAAACAGAGGTTCAGAGAAGATGAGATTGATCCAAAGTTTTTGGAAAAACGGCAGTGTCCCCGCTGCGGTACTGTAGGCTCCCTTACTGAAGCCCGTCAGTTTAATCTGATGTTTAAAACGCACATGGGCCCGATTGAAGAGAGTGCTTCCGTAGTTTATTTAAGGCCGGAGACGGCTCAGGGAATATATGTTAATTTTAAAAATGTTATTGATTCATCGCGTATGAAAATTCCTTTCGGAATAGCCCAGATAGGAAAAGCTTTCAGAAATGAAATAACACCGGGTAATTTTATTTTCAGGACAAGGGAATTTGAGCAGGCGGAAATGCAGTTTTTTGTAAAGCCCGGGGATGATGAGAAATTTTTTGAAATGTGGAAAGAGAGCCGGATCAACTGGTACTCAAAATTAGGAATTAACAAAGAAAATTTAAGATTCCACAAGCACGGTGAGAAGGAACTCGCACACTATGCAAAAGCAGCTTATGACATTGAGTACAACTATCCCATAGGCTGGAAAGAACTGGAGGGTATCCATAACAGAACAGATTTTGACCTTTCAAAACATCAGGAATTTTCAGGCAAGGACCTTACATATTTTGATGATGCTGCAAAAGAACGGTTTATCCCGTATGTAATAGAGACTTCCTGCGGAATTGACAGAATACTTCTTACTTGTCTTGTTGATGCTTACGAAGAGGAAAAACTGGAAAAGGAAACACGTACGGTTCTGAGGCTTGATCCGAAAATTGCTCCTGTAAAAGCAGCTATTTTCCCCCTTGTAAAAAAAGACGGAATGCCTGAATATGCAAGAAAAATTGAGCGGGATCTGCGTAAAAACTTTATGGTCTTTTATGATGAGTCCGGCGCAGTGGGAAGAAGGTACAGAAGGCAGGATGAAGCAGGAACGCCCTTCTGTATTACAGTAGATTCACAGACTCTTGAGGATGATACCGTAACGATTCGCGAGAGAGATTCCATGCAACAGATAAGAATACCGGCAGACGGTGTAAGAGATGAACTTAGAAAGAGAATCTGGGAGTAA